From the Lactuca sativa cultivar Salinas chromosome 9, Lsat_Salinas_v11, whole genome shotgun sequence genome, the window CCCACTAGAACTCAAcacgatcatccgatcgaaaatgTCATCAGGCCACTGGGAGAAGGGGTTAAAACGAggagtcagagtggagatgtcagATGGATTTCAAGACCGCCTTCTTGTACGACGCTGTGAAAGAGGAAAGttatgttgatcaacctcctggttttgttatTTCGAGGTGTccaaatcatgtctacaagttggacaaggatTTATATGGGTTACATCAGGCTCCCAGAgcttggtatgcaactcttacagaGCACTTGCTTGCGCATGGGTACACACGCGGGACGATCGATCAGACcttattcatcaagcatgtgggtGCAGACCTGATTCTTGTacaaatctatgttgacgacatcattTTTGGGGTCAAAAAGTTCAAAGGTGTGCAAAGAGTTTGAGGTTGTTATGAAGACGAGATTTGAGATGAGTTATtttggagaaatgaccatgttcttGGGGCTGCAAGTTTGAAAAGATTCAACCAGAATCCTTTTGCATCAGGGAAAATACATAGAAGACATGCTTGAGAAGGTTGCATTTAAAGATTCCAAAGTTGCCTTGACGTTGATGGTTGAACGACCCATGTtgactccagatcctgatggAGAATCCATAGATCAAAAAGAGtatagatcgatgatcggatccatGATGTATCTGACTGCGAGCAGACCCGACATCATGTTCACAGTTTGTCAATgtgcacgttatcaggctaatcctaaactctctcatttaACTGTTGTCAAAAAAAAATTTAGGTATCTCAAAGGTAGCCCAAAACTTGGTCTTGGGTATCCTAAAAATCCTCATTTTGATTTATATGCATTTGCTGACaacaattatggaggttgtgaacttgacaggaaatcaacgtCAGGGGGATGTCAATTCCTAGGAGACCGTTTAGTGtcgtggcaatgcaagaaacaCCAAACTGTCTCAACCTCAATAACTGAAGTTGAATACGTTGTTGCCTTTGCCTGTTGCTCTCACGTTATCTGGAttcaacatcagctgttggattacggtttgaattttcttgaaACCCCTATCGTTTCTCTTgcagcagtgatccttagtatcctcCCGTCTGCGTCGGAGTTCTTTATTATTGGACAATCCCTTTTGATGTGTCCCGTCTCACCGCACTGATGACATGGCTGGTTCGTATGGTGTTGGTGGTAGGAGTGAGGTGCTTAGTCTGAGTTACCTGGACACGACTGCCGTCCTCGTTCCTCCACTTCGAAAATTTCCCTTTAAAGAGTCCGAATTTGACACCActattgtgtgtagggttggACTCGATGTCTGGGACTTGTGAAAGGGGTCGTGCTAGCACTGGAGGGGTGGGGGTTTCCACTTGCCGCTGTTGCGCAGCAAGTTTGTGGAGTCGTTGGCGCTCCTTTCGAGCGTGACGATTCTGTTTCCTCCTCTTTGTTTTACCACTTTTCCTGCTCGTGACTATTGTCATTGGTTGGCTTCCTAGGTTTGGTCTTGTAGGTGTTAGTATGGAAGGGTTCGTaggggtattgactgcctcagctcgttgcccttcggaaggtccttgagctgaGGTACTTCCTCATTTTTGAACTTTCTCTTTAGTGGGGTTGGCTGAGGTTCTTGAATGGCCGGGCatgcaggtgttggttgctgcgGTCCAACGCTGGGGTgggaattcccgatagggctcccgctaacattggcgttgttagcattcagttgagccatggcaGCTGCAACGGCTGACGAGACCGCAGCCCGGAAAGTAGCTTCATCAAacaagagagtaggtttcttgcttgtggactggttaAGCTTCTTCGGaagcatggtttttcctacatggAAAGGAAGATAATGAGAGACAatggctaaccctggacataaCTGTCatgactgtattaggcataaatttttcctaTGCCTCTGGTACTGGTTATCTGAGTgtcaacctacatccctatgatgtagtcctggtgtacAAGGTAGGAGtctgagtatcggaaaaaggccataagatgcgagccGTTCCTACTACGTTACCTCTGTACTggaaaaggtttcactctccggtcaGGAAAGATTTGAGAATGGTTCGGAATGAAAATcgcagaaagagaggcttatgaagATTTATGGCTAAATGTTCTgaatagaggtgtggggatccgctctaatcgtgtaactggcaacgggaaacgacgattttacctaacacatagcgtgagtagtgtaaccac encodes:
- the LOC128129090 gene encoding uncharacterized mitochondrial protein AtMg00810-like; the protein is MLEKVAFKDSKVALTLMVERPMLTPDPDGESIDQKEYRSMIGSMMYLTASRPDIMFTVCQCARYQANPKLSHLTVVKKKFRYLKGSPKLGLGYPKNPHFDLYAFADNNYGGCELDRKSTSGGCQFLGDRLVSWQCKKHQTVSTSITEVEYVVAFACCSHVIWIQHQLLDYGLNFLETPIVSLAAVILSILPSASEFFIIGQSLLMCPVSPH